The following are encoded together in the Acidovorax sp. KKS102 genome:
- a CDS encoding ABC transporter ATP-binding protein produces the protein MTLLRVQNLGKHYGSTPVFANVQFAVAPGEFVAIVGDSGVGKSTLLNCLAGLDTWDTGSITHGTTDLGQLDDTARALWRRAQVGFVFQAFHVLPHLDVAQNVALPLMLLGQSDAARVQHMLAAVGLEGLGARLPQQLSGGQLQRVAIARALVHRPALLLADEPTGNLDPTTATRVMDLLLAQTREHGASLVLVTHSDAAAARADRVLRLTASGIAA, from the coding sequence ATGACGCTGCTGCGTGTGCAGAACCTGGGCAAGCACTACGGCAGCACGCCGGTGTTTGCCAACGTGCAGTTCGCCGTGGCGCCGGGCGAGTTTGTCGCCATCGTGGGCGACTCGGGCGTGGGCAAGTCCACGTTGCTCAACTGCCTGGCAGGCCTCGACACCTGGGACACCGGCAGCATCACCCACGGCACCACCGACCTGGGCCAGCTGGACGACACTGCCCGCGCCCTGTGGCGCCGCGCGCAGGTGGGTTTTGTGTTCCAGGCCTTCCACGTGTTGCCGCACCTGGACGTGGCACAGAACGTGGCCCTGCCGCTGATGCTACTGGGCCAAAGTGATGCCGCCCGCGTGCAGCACATGCTGGCCGCCGTGGGCCTGGAAGGGCTGGGTGCACGGCTGCCTCAGCAGCTCAGCGGCGGGCAGCTGCAGCGTGTGGCCATTGCCCGCGCGCTGGTGCACCGCCCCGCCCTGCTGCTGGCCGACGAGCCCACCGGTAACCTCGACCCCACCACCGCCACGCGCGTGATGGACCTGCTGCTGGCCCAGACGCGCGAGCACGGCGCATCGCTGGTGCTGGTCACCCATTCCGACGCCGCCGCGGCGCGGGCCGACCGGGTGCTACGGCTCACGGCCAGCGGTATCGCGGCCTAG
- a CDS encoding multidrug effflux MFS transporter: MSAPSATAASAAAPVSVQPGLAILVLALLLSIQPVTTDLYLPALPALTRSLGAPMAAAQLTLSGLLLAFGCSQMVWGPLSDRFGRRPVLLAGLTIYTAASLGSAFAPTMGLLILWRIAQGAAMGAVVMCARAIVRDLYTPLEGARAMSKALTGLGIVACICAPMGGLLSEWLGWRAALLALTVYAVVTLALVALRLPETLSHRNPQALQPRALVGTWRHVLRNPTFWAFSLQTTATYGGLFTFLASSSFVYIDVLGLTRTMYGWVMASACVAYFGGTFVCRALLARFGLQRTVAIAGALSAGGGTLMALVAWMGWHQPWALTLPFYLFMVGHGIHQPCGQSGAVGPFPKAAGVASALNGFMMMLAAFAIGGWLGMRLDGTVWPLVNGIWFWSVALAVISWTLVQKFGAPREHA, translated from the coding sequence ATGTCTGCCCCCTCCGCCACCGCAGCGTCTGCGGCCGCCCCTGTCTCTGTCCAACCCGGCCTGGCCATTCTGGTACTGGCCCTGTTGCTGTCCATCCAGCCCGTCACCACCGACCTGTATCTGCCCGCCCTGCCCGCGCTTACCCGCAGCCTGGGTGCACCCATGGCGGCCGCGCAGCTCACGCTCAGCGGGCTGCTGCTCGCGTTCGGTTGCTCGCAAATGGTGTGGGGCCCGCTGTCTGACCGCTTTGGCCGCCGCCCCGTCCTGCTGGCAGGGCTCACCATCTACACCGCGGCCTCGCTGGGCAGCGCTTTTGCGCCGACCATGGGTCTCCTCATCCTGTGGCGCATCGCCCAGGGGGCTGCCATGGGCGCCGTGGTGATGTGCGCGCGTGCCATCGTGCGCGACCTGTACACCCCGCTGGAGGGCGCGCGTGCCATGTCCAAGGCGCTCACGGGGCTGGGCATCGTGGCCTGCATCTGTGCGCCCATGGGGGGCCTGCTGAGCGAATGGCTGGGCTGGCGCGCTGCGCTGCTGGCGCTCACGGTGTACGCCGTGGTCACACTGGCGCTGGTGGCCTTGCGCTTGCCCGAGACCCTGTCCCACCGTAACCCGCAGGCCCTGCAGCCCCGCGCACTGGTGGGCACCTGGCGGCATGTGCTGCGCAACCCCACCTTCTGGGCGTTTTCACTGCAGACCACGGCCACCTACGGCGGCCTGTTCACGTTTCTGGCGTCGTCCTCGTTCGTTTACATCGATGTGCTCGGCCTCACGCGCACCATGTACGGCTGGGTCATGGCCTCGGCCTGCGTGGCCTACTTTGGGGGCACCTTTGTGTGCCGCGCGCTGCTGGCGCGCTTTGGCTTGCAGCGCACAGTCGCCATTGCCGGGGCCTTGAGCGCCGGTGGCGGCACGCTGATGGCGCTGGTGGCCTGGATGGGCTGGCACCAGCCCTGGGCGCTGACGCTGCCGTTCTACCTGTTCATGGTGGGGCACGGCATCCACCAGCCCTGCGGGCAAAGCGGCGCGGTGGGGCCCTTCCCCAAGGCGGCCGGCGTGGCATCGGCATTGAACGGTTTCATGATGATGCTGGCGGCGTTTGCCATCGGCGGCTGGCTGGGGATGCGGCTTGATGGCACGGTGTGGCCGCTGGTCAATGGCATCTGGTTCTGGTCGGTGGCACTGGCCGTGATCTCGTGGACCCTGGTGCAGAAGTTTGGAGCGCCCCGTGAGCACGCCTGA
- a CDS encoding Hsp20/alpha crystallin family protein, with translation MNSLVTRGSLFDDFFKDIAPGFYVRPLHGDNLPSPSQIKVDVKETESGYTVQAEVPGVAKEDIHVSLEGNVVSLRAEVRQHDEKREGEKVLRSERYFGAVARSFQLPADVDAAQAKAKYDNGVLTLNLPKKVNKAAQRLNIE, from the coding sequence ATGAACTCTCTTGTGACCCGCGGCAGTCTGTTTGACGACTTCTTCAAGGACATTGCCCCCGGCTTTTACGTGCGTCCGCTGCATGGCGATAACCTGCCTTCGCCCAGCCAGATCAAGGTGGATGTGAAGGAAACCGAAAGCGGCTACACGGTGCAGGCCGAAGTGCCCGGCGTGGCCAAGGAGGACATCCATGTCTCGCTCGAAGGCAATGTGGTGAGCCTGCGCGCCGAGGTGCGCCAGCACGATGAAAAGCGGGAAGGCGAAAAGGTGCTGCGCAGCGAGCGCTATTTTGGCGCTGTGGCCCGCAGCTTCCAGCTGCCTGCCGACGTGGACGCCGCGCAGGCCAAGGCCAAGTACGACAACGGCGTGCTGACGCTGAACCTGCCCAAGAAGGTGAACAAGGCAGCGCAGCGGCTGAACATCGAGTGA
- the miaA gene encoding tRNA (adenosine(37)-N6)-dimethylallyltransferase MiaA, translating to MSTPDTLPTIALAGPTASGKTAGALALAAVLGKQGRPVEIISVDSALVYRGMDIGTAKPSPDERAAVPHHLIDIRDPLQAYSAAEFVQDATRLIAEIRARGALPLLVGGTMLYFKALFDGIDDMPAADPEVRAKIEAQAAEQGWPALHAELARVDPVTAARLAPGDSQRIQRALEVWHVSGQPLSSFHTTKTGANSALPESARALFSLEPDNRAWLHERIAQRFDAMLAGGFIDEVTALRARGDLHPDLPSMRCVGYRQVWEELDFQASRPAGTPLNTAFLRERGIAATRQLAKRQITWLRSMPQRHAIACDQPHAVAHLVQAVLQRLEQRTP from the coding sequence GTGAGCACGCCTGACACCCTCCCCACCATCGCCCTGGCGGGCCCCACCGCATCCGGCAAGACGGCCGGCGCGCTGGCGCTGGCTGCCGTGCTGGGCAAGCAAGGCCGGCCGGTCGAGATCATCAGCGTGGACTCGGCCCTGGTGTACCGGGGCATGGACATCGGCACCGCCAAACCCTCGCCCGACGAGCGCGCCGCCGTACCCCACCACCTCATCGACATCCGCGACCCGCTGCAGGCCTACAGCGCGGCCGAGTTTGTGCAAGACGCCACCCGGCTCATCGCCGAGATCCGCGCGCGCGGCGCACTGCCGTTGCTGGTGGGCGGCACCATGCTGTACTTCAAGGCGCTGTTTGATGGCATAGACGACATGCCTGCCGCCGACCCCGAGGTGCGCGCCAAGATCGAAGCCCAGGCGGCCGAGCAAGGCTGGCCCGCCCTGCACGCCGAGCTGGCGCGTGTAGACCCGGTAACGGCCGCACGCCTGGCCCCCGGCGACAGCCAGCGCATCCAGCGCGCGCTGGAGGTGTGGCATGTCTCGGGCCAGCCGCTGTCGAGCTTTCACACTACCAAAACAGGAGCTAACAGCGCTTTACCAGAAAGCGCTAGAGCACTTTTTTCCTTGGAACCCGACAACCGGGCCTGGCTGCACGAGCGCATCGCCCAGCGTTTTGACGCCATGCTGGCCGGTGGCTTCATTGACGAGGTAACGGCCCTGCGCGCACGCGGCGACCTGCACCCCGACCTGCCCTCCATGCGCTGCGTGGGCTACCGGCAGGTGTGGGAAGAACTCGACTTCCAGGCCAGCCGCCCCGCTGGCACGCCGTTGAACACGGCCTTCCTGCGAGAGCGCGGCATTGCCGCCACGCGCCAGCTGGCCAAGCGCCAGATCACCTGGCTGCGCAGCATGCCGCAGCGCCACGCCATCGCCTGCGATCAGCCCCATGCCGTGGCCCACCTGGTGCAGGCCGTGCTGCAGCGCCTGGAGCAGCGCACACCATGA